Proteins encoded within one genomic window of Panicum virgatum strain AP13 chromosome 1N, P.virgatum_v5, whole genome shotgun sequence:
- the LOC120653438 gene encoding formin-like protein 3 yields MNLAPTGGPGLGQWVPHPRFIFIGNFSALSSLPVHAPPLSTDTIDPKGKQKASIPSASSPPRSSSSSSDGSDAPPASSVRRSGYPSPSAKRQCPGIDPAASAVPPPPPPPPRGSAGNGPGHRAPSPLPPPQGHVEEPLRFSKRFAASG; encoded by the exons ATGAACCTtgcaccgacaggtgggcccggcctGGGACAGTGGGTCCCGCAT CCACGCTTCATCTTCATCGGCAACTTCTCCGCCCTCTCCTCGCTTCCTGTGCACGCACCACCGCTGTCGACTGACACCATTGACCCCAAGGGGAAGCAAAAGGCAAGCATCCCGTCGGCAAGCTCCCCTCCTCGCTCCTCATCGTCG TCAAGCGACGGTTCCGATGCGCCGCCAGCGTCGTCCGTCCGGCGCAGCGGGTATCCCTCGCCGTCGGCGAAGCGGCAATGCCCTGGCATCGacccggcggcctcggcggttccgccgccgccgccaccgccaccgcgcggTTCAGCTGGCAATGGCCCCGGCCATCGAGctccctcgccgctgccgccgccgcagggacATGTCGAGGAGCCCCTGCGGTTCTCTAAAAGGTTTGCAGCCAGCGGCTAG